The window CCCAACCAAAAACATTATTTAACTTGCTGTCCTTTTCAAAACTAAGCTGATCCCTGCTGGGATTAGATTGAAAATAGTGTAAAATTTCAGAATAGTGCTACTATTATATCAAAACTATCACTTTACTGTAACTTTAGCTGGGAGTTTCATAAGACTACAAAAGTGGATAATGATTTTATCATAAAACTGTAAACTTTATTGAACTATTAGGCTGGGTCCACCTATTTCGCACACATATAATAGCTTCATTGTTACATATATTGGGCTCACTCATCAAACACATACACATGTAGGGATAAAAGtttaaatagtaataaaatttaTTGCTATTGTTGCAGCTTTATGAAATACTACTATCTAGCTAAAGTTATAGGCTCATAGCAAAGTGATCGATAGTGGTAGGATATTTGCAATCCAAGCAGATAGTACGTCCTGCAATCCAAGCATGCAGTACTAGAAGCTCAAAACAaacagctactccctccgtttcacaatgtaagtcattctagtattttccccatttatattaatgttaatggatcgggtgtgtttggttgcaagccaCACTTTGCCACAGTTTGCCACGCCTAAGGTTAGTCAAATTTGACAGGTGTTTGGTTGTAGCCACAGTTGTGGCAAGATTCCCCTCCAACAAATtaggtcccacatgtcaatggctcaaaaaagtgtggcaagattcTCTTAGGCTTAGTAAGTTGTGGCTAACAATTTGATCACCTCACCTTAGGCAAGGTGTGGCAACTTTTGTTGGCAAGTAATGGTAAAGTGTGGCtgggaaccaaacagcccctagacatatatatctatatagattcattaacatcaatatgaatgggGAAAATGCTGGAATGACtaacattgtgaaacagaggaagtagtataACTGAGAATTAATTGGAATACTTTAGTTTAGAAGTCACTGGCCAACCCAACGCCACCACCATCGATCACTCCCGCCAATCTAGCGGAtcgtgcggcggcgaccggcgaccgGCGAGCGAGTGTAGATGAACGTACCGGCCGGGATCGACATCGGCGGCCAAGTCCATCGGTGCTCTAATAATAATTAATTGTACTTCAGGAGCAGCGCGTTGGCGCGGCCGTTGTCGGGGCAGATGCGGACGGCCTCCCTGAGGTCGGCGATGGCCTGGCCGCGGTGGCCGGAGTTGAGGAGGGTGCAGCGGAGATAGCGCACGAGCTCGATCTCGGCGCGCGCCACGAGCGCGtcggcgcgctcctccagcggAAGGAGGTCGTGGTAGCCGTAGCCGTAGCCTGTGCTGAGGGCTGCGTCGAGGGCGCTCagcgcgtcgcggcggcgctcgcccagCAAGTGGAGCGCCCCAGGCCCttgacggcgaacggcgacgggtggaggcggaggagggagcggccgatggcgatggcgtggtcggcggcgccgacggccgcGAGGGCGAGCTCGTCCCGGAGAGCGGCGGGCAAGTCGGCGTCACGCGCACCGGCGAGGTGCTTCCTGCCTTCCTCGACGAAGTAATCGTGGGCGTCCtgcaggtcgccgtcgccgccgccgccggagaggatttcggcgaggaggcggaaaggaagagagaagatGAAGGCCATGAGCTCCACAATCTCCGCGAGGAAGTGGCACACCCAGGCTCCCTGACTCATCGCCATTGCTAAGGGTCGAGCCATCGGGGAGAAAGGCGCCTGGAGGGGACTTATTTATACTGTGAGCAGCGCGGTAGGTGGGGACGTGGGAGGGGGGCAGTGtatgggaaactattctaatccgTCGAGGGAATGTTCCCTCGTTTgctcaaaaaccatctaaatggttatgaaatattctgaaaaaatttgacaacattcatacaacacatatatacaacttcacaaaatcttaattccaaactcaactcacacgtcgagatataaaaaagacaaattcagcgtatgaatagtagcgtattgtttatatctaaatttgtcttttttgtttctcgatgtgtagatcgaatttgaacatgaatttttgtggactagtaggtatcattatactctacactgtcattttttttcagattttttcacaactatttgcatcgaatttggaagaaaaaggtatacgaggggatggattagaatccactcccggCAGTGTATCTAGACTCTGGTAGTGTACTGGTTCGATTGCTTGGTGGTTGGGACAAGAGGAAAGGTATCTACTGGTGGTGGTTGGTGGGTCGGATTCCCGCATTGATGGGCTGGAGAGTTACCTATTGAGCTTGAGTTGGGTTGGAGACGCCtgggcattttttttttcatttctcttCTCTGCTACTCCTCCtttcgttccaaaataaacgAATCTATAATATAAGATGTGATACATTAgtttattttgaaacggagggagtccCTTAAAAGCGTAGTCATTCTTCCGTCATCTTATCACCATGCGTAAGAGGTCGTGCCTAGGTGTTAATAGTGAAAGTTGGTAAACTCCGAAGTCATCATCGGTCTAGAGTATCGGCCTTCAGAATCATGGAATTCAGCcagattggattttttttcaaagcgTACATGTTTAAAAGCTGAGCCCAGCCCAGCCATCCTGCTCCCGGTGGCCCGGCAGATGTCCATCTGCCCACTCGACGGCCCATTAAGCCACACCGTCAAACCACCCTCACTGCGCCCTGGGCCCATCCATCCGCCTCAGCCCCCCACGTGGCACGCGCAGTGCACGTAGCGATTTCACCTCCTCCCAGGGGCAAAACCGTACTTACCCAAGCGAGGTAGGTTAACGAGAGaccagcttcctcctcctctcctatcCCCACCCCTCCTTACTCCTCCGCTCGTGCGGCCGCGTGGTGGTGGAGCCTCGCGGAGCTCTGCCGCctcactccgccgccgcctgcgttcgccgccgccgcgcgatcgacgcctccctccctccctccgcgcTGGGGGTGGATCCCGCCGCCCCACTCCCCGaatctcccctcctctccggTTCGTACCATCATCCCCTCCCATCGTCGTGGGCCGGATCGCGCCGCCGCGGGTTTCGGGGCCTCCTCGATCTGCTGCGCTGGATGGCTTGGGTGATTCGGCTTGGTTTTGAGGGTTGGGATGGGGTCGGCGGTCTACGGGTTGGGGTTTTGCGGGTGGCGGTAGGGTTTTGAAGGGGAGGGGGGGTTTAGGTTGGTGCCGTTGCGTGGATCCTGATCTGGGGTCGCGGAGGTGTGTTGGGAGTCGTGGTACCGAGCTCAGTTGGTAGGTTGAATGGAGCTCAGATCCCCACTGGCGTCACGCTTGGATGCCCGTTGCGTGATTTTCTTCAGAACGCCGCGGTCACTAAGCATGGCGGTTTTGTTGCTGGctgattatttatttattatatggtGGATGATATTCGTGGAAGATAGGAATACTTGGTTATTCGTTATAAAACAGTACCCATGCAGGGGTCGTTTTGTATAGATGAATTTTGGTGGCCTTGTTACTTGGCATATTGAATTTTGATTGCCCTTTTTGGTGCATGCTTTTAAGTAAGAAGCTGTTTTACTAGTTTGAACAATAAGATGCACATTTATTAGGGCCAGTGTAGCTCACGGAGAAAAGACACTGTGGAGGAAGGAGGTTGAATATGTGGGATTTTATTCAATAAATGCATGGATATTTAAAGTTATTTTATCTGAAGAGGGATATAATCCAATTAAAAGAAGTGATAGCTTCTGTAATTTGCATGATCTGCATATATATGGGgatcaatatgaaaaaaatattgaaattgtGATGAATTCAGTACTGTTCTTATATCTCAGTTTGTTTTGTACCATATCTATTTCCCTTCATTTTATTTACTTTGAAGCATTTGCTTTGCTCCAGGATAGTGCTCATCTGAGAAGATGGCAAAGAAGAAGAACCCAATTGTCTTTATGGATGTTTCGATAGGTGATGAACCTGATGAAAGAATGGTTTTTGAGGTACTGTGTGGCTCTGCTTCATTATTACCTCGTTGTCAAGGCTGAATTATATGGTCAGCGTTCGTAGTACATTTTCCCCATGATTTGCTTAGGGAATTTGACCAAGTTAGGCTAGTTTTTGGTTAGTAACCACAACTTAGGTGTTAGGTACATAGATAAAATTGTTCCTTTACTGAGATGATTTGCCATGCTAGAAAGATTCTGGCAAATGGCAATTCAGCATTCTTAGGATGTAAAACAAAGAGGCCTGTAATTTGTTTATTGGTGATAAATTTCCCTTCTTCCATGCAGCTGTTTGCAGATGTTGCTCCCCGGACAGCTGAGAACTTCAGAGCATTGTGCACAGGTAATCCTTCATTTAGCTTGTTCTCAGGAAAATATATGATGTTATCTGAAGAAACATATGTTATATAATTTTCTTACATGTGATTAAACTTTGTCTCAAAATCCTGAGCTGGAAATTGCATAGTCTGACAATGTAAAGAATCCTACGATTAAATGGCATTCTatagatcaattcaagcatgtTAATATGTTACAGTTTTGCTATAcatttatcgacaaattttctcctaaaaatttgacatgtAAATATAgcacaatcgtagtgtaattacatcgtaacttacatgtaactacaatgcaacttgtatgtaattttcAAAAATCTTGCATAACATGCTATTTTCACGAAGCAGAGGTCATGGGACCAAATCCCcttatttgtgtgtgtgttgtgattctttttcttctccactTGCATGAATCTTGAAGCGGATCTAACGGTTTCAAaattacatgtaagttacattgtagttacatgtaaattacaatgtaattacactactattgtactatatttatatttgactaatttttaaaagaaaatttgtcgacaaatgtatatatAGTCCCATATGTTATACACCTGTCtggactgttttttttttttgaaatttattttttgtcgCCACATCGTGATAATATGACTGGTGTGAGCTGGAGATATTCAGAAATCACATCCTATACAGCAGGCGATGCGAATATAAACTGCTGTAAGCTTGTGACTGCTATTCTGGTCTAGGAGTTATGTTCTGTACCATGAGCATTAATGTTTTGTTTAGATATCTACTCATTATCTGCTATGTTGAAGTCACGTAATAATGTCGGTGGTGTTGGCATTTATTTACATTTTGGTCTAGTACTCTAGTGCCCACATATTCAAGAAGCACTTTAGGGACTAGCCTTTTATTTAAGAAGTCCCACCCTCCCTTATTTGTGACACTGTTGCTCTTGCTAATTAAGGTTGTCATCTCCAGGTGAGATGGGAATTGGACAAACATCTAAGAAGCCATTATACTATAAGGGATCACTCTTCCACCGTGTAATCAAGGGGTTCATGGCACAAGTCAGTTTTTCTTCTCCCTTCTTTCTTTGTTGTTTTATATACCGTGCTTGATAATTATAGTAGATCATACAATGATTGTATTATGGCTAGCATTTGTTTGTGCTATTTCATTCGTTTTTTTAGCCAGTTTCCTTTCTCCTGTATAATGTAGGATGCAAGACAGATGATCTCGACTGCATTTCTTATCATATAGTTTTTTAAGGTTGTATGTTGTGTTACTCTTAAATGGTTTACATTCTAATAACTACAATACCAGAAAGACTTATTTGCTTTGTTATGCATGATTTACTAACTGCTttacttactttttttttcagggtGGTGACTTCTCAAATGGCGATGGTGAGTTACACAACATTCTTTCTTCTATACAATTTTTCATGTCTCTTTCTTTCCTATGAGAGTGGAATTAACCGTCTGTTCTTGGTTTTCTCTTGTCTTTTTCCTGAAATAACATAACGAATTTATGTTTCAATTCATATAGAGAGTTCGCATGGGCACAATTGATGGTTGGGATGGGATATTAATTCTGGTTAACCTGGTCAGTTGTTTCTGTGTGTAACGACCTTAATTCATTGGGATGCATTTGGCATAACTAGAGTTGTGGATAAGGACTAGATCTTTAGATGGGAGGAAGAACGAAAGACTGGAAAACAAACTTTATTAAGTCTCCCATGATTGTGTATTTTCATGATATCTCTCATGATAAGATTTTCTCCATGCAGTTGTATTTATTCTTACttttcatccttttttttttctaaatagttGTGAAATGACTTAATATACCTGCAGGATCTGGTGGAGAAAGTATATATGGTGGAACATTCGAAGGTATTAGCCTTTGAACTCAGTATGACATCAATTCATTCCAAGTTTAATAGCAGACAATCTCTAGATACTCTATATATCCATTCAGAATGTTCCTTGCACAATCCAAAGCTCAGTTTGTGTTTTCTGTTCTGTGTTGTGCTTATTTTTTCAGTTGCTGCTGAAATATAATTTTTTCGTCAAAGCCTCAAGTTTTGGTTACTGTGTTATGTTGtgcttatattttttaagttgatgCACAAACATAAACTTATCATCAAGGCTCAATTTGTCGTTGCTATTCTGTGTTGAGTtgtgtttattttttaagttgctGCAGAACCATAAACTTGTGCCCACtgtgatttatttttttgaatgcAATAATATGCCTTTGCTAACTTccattaaaagaaaaataagttaACCAAACACCCAAACGGCTAGAAGCAGTCGCACCAATTGAGATTATGGTGATCTACCTCAATGCTAAACAGGGTCTAATACTAATCATTGGAGTTGCCATTTTTTTCCTTGATATAGTACATGCCATGGTAGTGTTGATTTCCCTGTTGGCACTAAAATTACTGTAGTTCTCATCCACTTATGCTAATTATCATTGTGGTTGTATTGAAAATTTGCGATTTGCATTTCAGATGAAAACTTTGTCCTACGCCATGATGAACGTGGTCTCCTGTCAATGGCAAATGCTGGACCTAACACCAATGGGTCACAGTTCTTCATAACCTTCAAACATAATTCTCGTCTTGACAGGTTTGTTCATATGAGTACTATTTGAACACAAGTCTTTAGGCTTTACAAAAAGAAACTAGCAACTTAGGATTAAATGAATTATACTCTGTGAATGAAGTATTTGTGTCTGAAAACTTGGAAACTTTTTGTAGCTAATCAGTCTTGTGCAACATTTATGACAACATAGTATTTTTATCTTGAGATGTCACATACATTTTTACACTAAGCAGTGTGGCTGGAATTATTGTAGATTAGTCTATTTGAATTTTGGAtgttcaattttattttaatgttAAAGACTAGGCCACTGGATTAACATGACTGAGTTGAGGTGTAATGTTTGATATTGTATTGTAACATAGCAAGTTAACAATGGCAAAATGGCCACTGATTTCTAACTTAGTACTAATCGAGTGAGTTTTGGTAATATCTTACTATCTGCAGAAAGAGCACTGTTTTTGGTAAGCTTATTCTTGGAAATGATGTGCTGAAGAGAATCGAATATGTTGATGTGCATGGTGCTGGTTCCACACCTGTTGTTCCAGTAAGAATAGTGGACTGTGGAGAGCTCGTTGATGGTAAATGTCTTGGATCCATCACGGTTGAAAACGGTAATGCTTGTTCTTTTGgtatcaaattttcaattttcaaaTACACCTAACCTCTATCTAAGCATTTGAGAATTGTTACTCTTGTAAAGACAGGAGTGTACTTATATTATTTTATGATATTCATACTGCAGATAAAAAGAGATCTGTGAAATCAAAGTTATCCAAGGATGAATCTTCTGATGAGGAAAATAATGAAGGAAAACGCAAGAGACACCACAAGAAATcttcgaggaggagaaggaagaagaagagatatTCTTCTTCAGAATCGGAGAGCTCATCTGAGTCGGAGTCTGAGTTGTCTGACTCTGATAGTGAGTCTGATACTTGCTCCAGTGACTCATCTGATCTCAGCAGCTCAAGTGATGATAGACGAAGGCGCAGAAAGAGACACTCCAAGAAGGATAAACACAAGCGTGGAAAAAGAAAGCGTGATCGTAGGCGTGAGAGAAAGCGCAGAAAGCGTGACAGGAAGTCAAAGCAAAAGTCAAAAAGGTCTGTTTGCATAAACAAATTGAATATTTTGTCATTCCCTGACACTTGacgtgtttttttaaataagcaGAATGTTAGAGAGTGATAGTGAAACCGGAAATGTGAGTGACAGCAGCTTGGAGGATGATAAAAGTAAGCGGCACCATCGTGGACGGAAGTCTAAGGCctcatcccaagtttcaggtAATTTTCTTTGGTGACTGCCGCATCTGTTAAAAGCTATAGCTGCTCATATTTATGTTtcttaattatttaattggaagtAAATTGAATTGGAGTCCTTATTCCCAAACCTGTACTTTCCTAGGCCAATGAACCTTTTAATATTATTGAGATTCCCATAAACTTGCACTACTACATTATGCCATATTTTAttataacaaaaaaatatgCCCTTTGCGCCTATTAAGCTCCACAATCATCAGTTATGGATTATGGAAGCCAATGTTGAACCTTCTGTGAATCGTTCACAGAGGACCATGCATGCCAACATAAGTACTTCTCTGTTATATTTAGATAAACATATGAATCTTGTCGTGACCAGAATATTTCAAATGAGAGTAGTGGAAGATCCACATGTCAGTAACTATGTGGGATTAGTATTTGTTTGTTGGTTGGCACTTACGGAGTTCTACAACTAACCAGCCTATACAATTTTATTGCCAGGTGAAAATCACACAGCATTAGCTGCTTTGAAGGATGCCGCTTCAACTCAACAAAAGAGTGCAACGCCAAGGAGTCTAGCTCAAGAAGACAAATCTCCAAAGGAGAATGGAGATACCCGTACAAATGGTGTTACTGAATCAAAAACTGAAAGGAATGCCGATATTGCTCTAACCAGCAATCGAAGCAAATCTAGGTTTCCTATATTTCTTCACACATCAATCATTCTTTGTGCTTACTGCGTCCACGAGCAGTGTTTCATCTGACATTGATAAGCAGGAGCCAGAGCATGAGTGCTAACCACTCA of the Oryza sativa Japonica Group chromosome 2, ASM3414082v1 genome contains:
- the LOC4328668 gene encoding peptidyl-prolyl cis-trans isomerase CYP95 isoform X1 — translated: MAKKKNPIVFMDVSIGDEPDERMVFELFADVAPRTAENFRALCTGEMGIGQTSKKPLYYKGSLFHRVIKGFMAQGGDFSNGDGSGGESIYGGTFEDENFVLRHDERGLLSMANAGPNTNGSQFFITFKHNSRLDRKSTVFGKLILGNDVLKRIEYVDVHGAGSTPVVPVRIVDCGELVDGKCLGSITVENDKKRSVKSKLSKDESSDEENNEGKRKRHHKKSSRRRRKKKRYSSSESESSSESESELSDSDSESDTCSSDSSDLSSSSDDRRRRRKRHSKKDKHKRGKRKRDRRRERKRRKRDRKSKQKSKRMLESDSETGNVSDSSLEDDKSKRHHRGRKSKASSQVSGENHTALAALKDAASTQQKSATPRSLAQEDKSPKENGDTRTNGVTESKTERNADIALTSNRSKSRSQSMSANHSMSKSMSISPRRSPVKRSAISPKISLISRSPDVQGHGRSPVRAPERSESRSPPREKSISMSPQRRSARRSKSRSPLREKSVSMSPRRSMSKSLPRSVSRSPVARRSRSPVKARTRSISRSSARSLQRRSRSRSLERSPVRKSVSRSPPTMDKGRSISRTSGRLPLRRSISRSPDRPYRRIPSRSPRKNTRRSISRSPVRLSKRSISPVRGGRSRRSVSRSASPPRRAISPAQNHGRSPSRSPSPDGSKRVRRGRGFTHRYSFARQYRSPSPDHSFRYGGRGDRDRHMSYRGSRQRSPPRRYRSSPLRGRASPRYRRRSRSISRSPVYRDRGRGGGRSRSPVRSRSPAGGKLRSHGDRSRSMSRSRSLSGSRSRSPPPIHNRSPLASLSPKRESNAKSRSPSASSEGKKGLVSYGDGSPDSAGK